A genomic window from Camelina sativa cultivar DH55 chromosome 2, Cs, whole genome shotgun sequence includes:
- the LOC104720283 gene encoding L-ascorbate peroxidase S, chloroplastic/mitochondrial, with protein sequence MAERVSITLNNNNGSFLLSPPPKSTTTMSSSLRTTTAASRLLRSSSSRSTLTLSASTSLSFARSLVSSPLLSSSSFSQKRSRVASVNRSFNSTAATKCSASSDPDQLKNAREDIKELLNTKFCHPILVRLGWHDAGTYNKNIKEWPQRGGANGSLRFDIELKHAANAGLVNALNLIKDIKEKYSGITYADLFQLASATAIEEAGGPKIPMKYGRVDASGPEDCPEEGRLPDAGPPSPANHLREVFYRMGLDDKDIVALSGAHTLGRSRPERSGWGKPETKYTKEGPGAPGGQSWTPEWLKFDNSYFKEIKEKRDEDLLVLPTDAAIFEDSSFKVYAEKYAADQDAFFKDYAVAHAKLSNLGAQFNPPEGIVI encoded by the exons ATGGCAGAGCGTGTGTCTATCAcactcaacaacaacaacggcaGCTTCCTCCTTTCTCCTCCTCCCAAATCCACCACAACCATGTCTTCTTCTCTCCGCACTACCACAGCTGCTTCTCGTCTCCTccgctcctcctcctccagatCTACACTCACTCTCTCCGCTTCTACTTCTCTCTCATTCGCCAGATCTCTCGTCTCTTCTccacttctctcttcttcatccttctcTCAG AAGAGAAGTCGAGTTGCGTCGGTGAATCGGAGCTTCAACTCCACTGCCGCTACGAAATGCTCAGCTTCTTCGGATCCTGATCAGTTGAAGAATGCTAGAGAAGACATCAAAGAGCTTCTCAACACCAAATTCTGCCATCCAATTTTG GTTCGATTAGGGTGGCATGATGCTGGTACATACAACAAGAACATCAAGGAATGGCCACAGAGAGGTGGAGCTAATGGAAGTCTCAGATTCGATATTGAGCTTAAGCATGCTGCTAATGCCG GTCTTGTGAATGCTTTAAACTTGATTAAggatatcaaagaaaaatactcTGGGATCACTTATGCTGACTTATTCCAATTGGCTAGTGCTACTGCTATTGAG GAAGCTGGAGGACCTAAAATACCTATGAAATATGGAAGAGTTGATGCTTCTGGTCCTGAGGATTGTCCTGAAGAAGGAAGGCTCCCAG ATGCTGGTCCTCCTTCACCTGCTAATCATCTCAGAGAGGTTTTTTACAGAATGGGACTAGATGACAAG GACATTGTTGCATTATCTGGTGCTCACACCTTGGGAAGATCTAGGCCAGAACGTAGTGGGTGGGGGAAGCCAGAGACGAAGTACACG AAAGAGGGACCTGGGGCACCAGGAGGACAGTCATGGACACCCGAGTGGCTGAAGTTTGACAATTCTTACTTCAAG GAAATCAAGGAAAAGAGAGATGAGGATCTCCTTGTCCTACCCACTGATGCTGCCATCTTTGAAGATTCTTCTTTCAAG GTATATGCTGAGAAGTATGCTGCAGATCAGGATGCATTCTTCAAGGATTACGCTGTAGCCCATGCGAAGCTCAGCAATCTTGGAGCACAATTTAACCCTCCTGAG GGTATCGTTATCTAA